The sequence TCCGACATTCTTCAAACCAGCTTTAATCATTTGTCTTTCTAGCAAACTGAAGAAGCGAGATCTATCGCCACCTCTTACAACTGCTTGGTTGTGGGATTCTGCTAACGCTACTGGATAACCATATCCTTTATGAACTTGTGCGAGCATAAGCCCCAAGGATTCTTCAAACATTTCGGTATCTTCCACTACCCATTGTGGAAATTCTACCCGCGCGATTTCGGTACCCACATGAACGTAACAAAAGTAAATTTGCTGCGAATCATATAAATCTAAAATGCGCGAATTACTCTTCCATAAAGGACTCCGCTGTCCCGGTTTGAGTTGAGTTGACCATAAAGTACTATCCCGCAATCCTTCAAACAACTTGCAAGGAATCTTCTCCATTTGATTCGGGCAAAAACTCATACAGTCCGGTGCTTTATGAGGACAAGCCGACAATCGGAAAAAATTCATTGCCTCAATACTCCGAGAAGCACTTAAATAACCCATCATAGGAATACCCGCTTCCCGCAAATCTTTCCAAGACTCCAAAATCGGCGGTAAGATATATTCCCTCGCATCATAAGGTAGTTGTTCTAAAAACCAGTAAATTAGCGAACCATCTACCATTGCCAATGTAGGTATTTTTTCTAAAGTCGCGGTAGAAGGGGAAGAGTGGGTAGAGGGGGTAGAATTTTCTTTAACTTTGTCTCCTTGTTTATTTTTATCTTCCCATCCCTTTCTCCCCTTCGGGTTCGGTAGTTCGCTCAACGGAGGGAACCTCCGCACGCGACTACTCTCACCGTCTCCCTTCCCGGTGGCAGCAATTGCTAACTCAGACAACACCACAGCTTCACTAGCGGTGCGTCGGTAACTCATCCATTCTTCGGTTCTAATTCCCCACTGACGAGACATATATAAATCTTCAGGTCGATAGAATATTTCCGGCAAACTATCTAGAATCGGGTGTTTATTTTGTCCATAATGCAAAACGACCCTACCGATATTCAGAAGATAACAATAAGCAATTTCGTGATGGTTGGGAGCAATTTGGGAACCGTCAGTAGCAATGACAGTATGAATTTTGGGAGGAACCATAATATCAATACAGGTGTGCAACGGTTCCATTGGAGTTGCATTCGCAAACAATATGCGATCGCGCCATTTTTGTTGGA comes from Rivularia sp. PCC 7116 and encodes:
- a CDS encoding DNA double-strand break repair nuclease NurA, producing MLDLSKLAGQMRGLSQHLTQEAEANRQRLQLGMKHLEYAFDNQDELVKIQQKWRDRILFANATPMEPLHTCIDIMVPPKIHTVIATDGSQIAPNHHEIAYCYLLNIGRVVLHYGQNKHPILDSLPEIFYRPEDLYMSRQWGIRTEEWMSYRRTASEAVVLSELAIAATGKGDGESSRVRRFPPLSELPNPKGRKGWEDKNKQGDKVKENSTPSTHSSPSTATLEKIPTLAMVDGSLIYWFLEQLPYDAREYILPPILESWKDLREAGIPMMGYLSASRSIEAMNFFRLSACPHKAPDCMSFCPNQMEKIPCKLFEGLRDSTLWSTQLKPGQRSPLWKSNSRILDLYDSQQIYFCYVHVGTEIARVEFPQWVVEDTEMFEESLGLMLAQVHKGYGYPVALAESHNQAVVRGGDRSRFFSLLERQMIKAGLKNVGTSYKEARKRGSIA